In Rhinopithecus roxellana isolate Shanxi Qingling chromosome 16, ASM756505v1, whole genome shotgun sequence, a single genomic region encodes these proteins:
- the LOC115892049 gene encoding tubulin beta-8 chain-like isoform X3 codes for MREIVLTQAGQCGNQIGAKFWEVISDEHAIDSVGTYHGDSRLQLERIDVYYNEACGETGGRYVPRAVLVDLEPGTMDSVRSGPLGQIFRPDNFIFGQCGAGNNWAKGHYTEGAELMESVMDVVRKEAESCDCLQGFQLTHSLGGGTGSGMGTLLLSKIREEYPDRIINTFSILPSPKVSDTVVEPYNATLSVHQLIENADETFCIDNEALYNICSRTLKLPTPTYGDLNHLVSATMSGVTTCLRFPGQLNADLRKLAVNMIPFPRLHFFMPGFAPLTSRGSQQYRALTVAELTQQMFDARNMMAACDPRHGRYLTAAAIFRGRMPMREVDEQMLNIQNKNSSYFADWLPHNVKTAVCDIPPRGLKMSATFIGNNTAIQELFKRVSEQFTAMFRRKAFLHWYTGEGMDEMEFMEAESDMNDLVAECQQYQDATAEEEEA; via the exons ATGAGGGAGATCGTGCTCACGCAGGCCGGGCAGTGCGGGAACCAGATCGGCGCCAAG TTCTGGGAGGTGATCTCTGATGAACACGCCATCGACTCCGTGGGCACCTACCACGGGGACAGCCGCCTGCAACTGGAGCGCATCGACGTGTACTACAACGAGGCCTGCGGTGAGA CAGGTGGCAGGTACGTGCCCCGCGCTGTGCTGGTGGATCTGGAGCCGGGCACCATGGACTCTGTGCGCTCGGGGCCCTTGGGGCAGATCTTCAGGCCAGATAACTTCATCTTCG GTCAGTGTGGGGCCGGAAACAACTGGGCCAAGGGGCACTACACAGAAGGCGCGGAGCTGATGGAGTCAGTGATGGACGTTGTCAGAAAGGAGGCTGAGAGCTgtgactgcctgcagggtttCCAGCTGACCCACTCCCTGGGTGGGGGGACGGGGTCTGGGATGGGCACCCTTCTGCTCAGTAAGATCCGGGAGGAGTACCCAGACAGGATCATAAACACATTCAGCATCCTGCCCTCGCCCAAGGTGTCAGACACGGTGGTGGAGCCCTATAATGCCACCCTCTCGGTCCACCAGCTCATAGAAAATGCAGATGAGACCTTCTGTATAGACAACGAAGCGTTATACAACATTTGTTCCAGGACCCTAAAACTGCCTACGCCCACCTATGGTGACCTGAACCACCTGGTGTCTGCCACCATGAGCGGGGTCACCACGTGCCTGCGCTTCCCCGGCCAGCTGAATGCTGACCTGCGGAAGCTGGCTGTGAACATGATCCCGTTTCCCCGGCTGCATTTCTTCATGCCTGGCTTTGCCCCACTGACCAGCCGGGGCAGCCAGCAGTACCGGGCCCTGACGGTGGCTGAGCTTACGCAGCAGATGTTTGATGCTAGGAATATGATGGCCGCGTGTGACCCCCGCCATGGCCGCTACCTAACGGCGGCTGCCATTTTCAGGGGTCGCATGCCCATGAGGGAGGTGGATGAACAAATGCTCAACATTCAAAATAAGAACAGCAGCTACTTTGCTGACTGGCTCCCCCACAACGTCAAAACGGCCGTCTGTGACATCCCACCCCGGGGGCTAAAAATGTCAGCCACCTTCATTGGGAACAACACGGCCATCCAGGAACTTTTCAAGCGTGTCTCAGAGCAGTTTACAGCGATGTTCCGGCGCAAGGCCTTCCTCCATTGGTATACCGGCGAGGGGATGGATGAGATGGAATTTATGGAGGCGGAGAGCGACATGAACGACCTGGTTGCTGAGTGTCAACAGTATCAGGATGCCACGGCCGAGGAGGAGGAGGCCTAG
- the LOC115892049 gene encoding tubulin beta-8 chain-like isoform X4 produces MREIVLTQAGQCGNQIGAKFWEVISDEHAIDSVGTYHGDSRLQLERIDVYYNEACGRYVPRAVLVDLEPGTMDSVRSGPLGQIFRPDNFIFGQCGAGNNWAKGHYTEGAELMESVMDVVRKEAESCDCLQGFQLTHSLGGGTGSGMGTLLLSKIREEYPDRIINTFSILPSPKVSDTVVEPYNATLSVHQLIENADETFCIDNEALYNICSRTLKLPTPTYGDLNHLVSATMSGVTTCLRFPGQLNADLRKLAVNMIPFPRLHFFMPGFAPLTSRGSQQYRALTVAELTQQMFDARNMMAACDPRHGRYLTAAAIFRGRMPMREVDEQMLNIQNKNSSYFADWLPHNVKTAVCDIPPRGLKMSATFIGNNTAIQELFKRVSEQFTAMFRRKAFLHWYTGEGMDEMEFMEAESDMNDLVAECQQYQDATAEEEEA; encoded by the exons ATGAGGGAGATCGTGCTCACGCAGGCCGGGCAGTGCGGGAACCAGATCGGCGCCAAG TTCTGGGAGGTGATCTCTGATGAACACGCCATCGACTCCGTGGGCACCTACCACGGGGACAGCCGCCTGCAACTGGAGCGCATCGACGTGTACTACAACGAGGCCT GTGGCAGGTACGTGCCCCGCGCTGTGCTGGTGGATCTGGAGCCGGGCACCATGGACTCTGTGCGCTCGGGGCCCTTGGGGCAGATCTTCAGGCCAGATAACTTCATCTTCG GTCAGTGTGGGGCCGGAAACAACTGGGCCAAGGGGCACTACACAGAAGGCGCGGAGCTGATGGAGTCAGTGATGGACGTTGTCAGAAAGGAGGCTGAGAGCTgtgactgcctgcagggtttCCAGCTGACCCACTCCCTGGGTGGGGGGACGGGGTCTGGGATGGGCACCCTTCTGCTCAGTAAGATCCGGGAGGAGTACCCAGACAGGATCATAAACACATTCAGCATCCTGCCCTCGCCCAAGGTGTCAGACACGGTGGTGGAGCCCTATAATGCCACCCTCTCGGTCCACCAGCTCATAGAAAATGCAGATGAGACCTTCTGTATAGACAACGAAGCGTTATACAACATTTGTTCCAGGACCCTAAAACTGCCTACGCCCACCTATGGTGACCTGAACCACCTGGTGTCTGCCACCATGAGCGGGGTCACCACGTGCCTGCGCTTCCCCGGCCAGCTGAATGCTGACCTGCGGAAGCTGGCTGTGAACATGATCCCGTTTCCCCGGCTGCATTTCTTCATGCCTGGCTTTGCCCCACTGACCAGCCGGGGCAGCCAGCAGTACCGGGCCCTGACGGTGGCTGAGCTTACGCAGCAGATGTTTGATGCTAGGAATATGATGGCCGCGTGTGACCCCCGCCATGGCCGCTACCTAACGGCGGCTGCCATTTTCAGGGGTCGCATGCCCATGAGGGAGGTGGATGAACAAATGCTCAACATTCAAAATAAGAACAGCAGCTACTTTGCTGACTGGCTCCCCCACAACGTCAAAACGGCCGTCTGTGACATCCCACCCCGGGGGCTAAAAATGTCAGCCACCTTCATTGGGAACAACACGGCCATCCAGGAACTTTTCAAGCGTGTCTCAGAGCAGTTTACAGCGATGTTCCGGCGCAAGGCCTTCCTCCATTGGTATACCGGCGAGGGGATGGATGAGATGGAATTTATGGAGGCGGAGAGCGACATGAACGACCTGGTTGCTGAGTGTCAACAGTATCAGGATGCCACGGCCGAGGAGGAGGAGGCCTAG
- the LOC115892049 gene encoding tubulin beta-8 chain-like isoform X7: MREIVLTQAGQCGRYVPRAVLVDLEPGTMDSVRSGPLGQIFRPDNFIFGQCGAGNNWAKGHYTEGAELMESVMDVVRKEAESCDCLQGFQLTHSLGGGTGSGMGTLLLSKIREEYPDRIINTFSILPSPKVSDTVVEPYNATLSVHQLIENADETFCIDNEALYNICSRTLKLPTPTYGDLNHLVSATMSGVTTCLRFPGQLNADLRKLAVNMIPFPRLHFFMPGFAPLTSRGSQQYRALTVAELTQQMFDARNMMAACDPRHGRYLTAAAIFRGRMPMREVDEQMLNIQNKNSSYFADWLPHNVKTAVCDIPPRGLKMSATFIGNNTAIQELFKRVSEQFTAMFRRKAFLHWYTGEGMDEMEFMEAESDMNDLVAECQQYQDATAEEEEA, encoded by the exons ATGAGGGAGATCGTGCTCACGCAGGCCGGGCAGT GTGGCAGGTACGTGCCCCGCGCTGTGCTGGTGGATCTGGAGCCGGGCACCATGGACTCTGTGCGCTCGGGGCCCTTGGGGCAGATCTTCAGGCCAGATAACTTCATCTTCG GTCAGTGTGGGGCCGGAAACAACTGGGCCAAGGGGCACTACACAGAAGGCGCGGAGCTGATGGAGTCAGTGATGGACGTTGTCAGAAAGGAGGCTGAGAGCTgtgactgcctgcagggtttCCAGCTGACCCACTCCCTGGGTGGGGGGACGGGGTCTGGGATGGGCACCCTTCTGCTCAGTAAGATCCGGGAGGAGTACCCAGACAGGATCATAAACACATTCAGCATCCTGCCCTCGCCCAAGGTGTCAGACACGGTGGTGGAGCCCTATAATGCCACCCTCTCGGTCCACCAGCTCATAGAAAATGCAGATGAGACCTTCTGTATAGACAACGAAGCGTTATACAACATTTGTTCCAGGACCCTAAAACTGCCTACGCCCACCTATGGTGACCTGAACCACCTGGTGTCTGCCACCATGAGCGGGGTCACCACGTGCCTGCGCTTCCCCGGCCAGCTGAATGCTGACCTGCGGAAGCTGGCTGTGAACATGATCCCGTTTCCCCGGCTGCATTTCTTCATGCCTGGCTTTGCCCCACTGACCAGCCGGGGCAGCCAGCAGTACCGGGCCCTGACGGTGGCTGAGCTTACGCAGCAGATGTTTGATGCTAGGAATATGATGGCCGCGTGTGACCCCCGCCATGGCCGCTACCTAACGGCGGCTGCCATTTTCAGGGGTCGCATGCCCATGAGGGAGGTGGATGAACAAATGCTCAACATTCAAAATAAGAACAGCAGCTACTTTGCTGACTGGCTCCCCCACAACGTCAAAACGGCCGTCTGTGACATCCCACCCCGGGGGCTAAAAATGTCAGCCACCTTCATTGGGAACAACACGGCCATCCAGGAACTTTTCAAGCGTGTCTCAGAGCAGTTTACAGCGATGTTCCGGCGCAAGGCCTTCCTCCATTGGTATACCGGCGAGGGGATGGATGAGATGGAATTTATGGAGGCGGAGAGCGACATGAACGACCTGGTTGCTGAGTGTCAACAGTATCAGGATGCCACGGCCGAGGAGGAGGAGGCCTAG
- the LOC115892049 gene encoding tubulin beta-8 chain-like isoform X6 has product MREIVLTQAGQCGNQIGAKFWEVISDEHAIDSVGTYHGDSRLQLERIDVYYNEACGQCGAGNNWAKGHYTEGAELMESVMDVVRKEAESCDCLQGFQLTHSLGGGTGSGMGTLLLSKIREEYPDRIINTFSILPSPKVSDTVVEPYNATLSVHQLIENADETFCIDNEALYNICSRTLKLPTPTYGDLNHLVSATMSGVTTCLRFPGQLNADLRKLAVNMIPFPRLHFFMPGFAPLTSRGSQQYRALTVAELTQQMFDARNMMAACDPRHGRYLTAAAIFRGRMPMREVDEQMLNIQNKNSSYFADWLPHNVKTAVCDIPPRGLKMSATFIGNNTAIQELFKRVSEQFTAMFRRKAFLHWYTGEGMDEMEFMEAESDMNDLVAECQQYQDATAEEEEA; this is encoded by the exons ATGAGGGAGATCGTGCTCACGCAGGCCGGGCAGTGCGGGAACCAGATCGGCGCCAAG TTCTGGGAGGTGATCTCTGATGAACACGCCATCGACTCCGTGGGCACCTACCACGGGGACAGCCGCCTGCAACTGGAGCGCATCGACGTGTACTACAACGAGGCCTGCG GTCAGTGTGGGGCCGGAAACAACTGGGCCAAGGGGCACTACACAGAAGGCGCGGAGCTGATGGAGTCAGTGATGGACGTTGTCAGAAAGGAGGCTGAGAGCTgtgactgcctgcagggtttCCAGCTGACCCACTCCCTGGGTGGGGGGACGGGGTCTGGGATGGGCACCCTTCTGCTCAGTAAGATCCGGGAGGAGTACCCAGACAGGATCATAAACACATTCAGCATCCTGCCCTCGCCCAAGGTGTCAGACACGGTGGTGGAGCCCTATAATGCCACCCTCTCGGTCCACCAGCTCATAGAAAATGCAGATGAGACCTTCTGTATAGACAACGAAGCGTTATACAACATTTGTTCCAGGACCCTAAAACTGCCTACGCCCACCTATGGTGACCTGAACCACCTGGTGTCTGCCACCATGAGCGGGGTCACCACGTGCCTGCGCTTCCCCGGCCAGCTGAATGCTGACCTGCGGAAGCTGGCTGTGAACATGATCCCGTTTCCCCGGCTGCATTTCTTCATGCCTGGCTTTGCCCCACTGACCAGCCGGGGCAGCCAGCAGTACCGGGCCCTGACGGTGGCTGAGCTTACGCAGCAGATGTTTGATGCTAGGAATATGATGGCCGCGTGTGACCCCCGCCATGGCCGCTACCTAACGGCGGCTGCCATTTTCAGGGGTCGCATGCCCATGAGGGAGGTGGATGAACAAATGCTCAACATTCAAAATAAGAACAGCAGCTACTTTGCTGACTGGCTCCCCCACAACGTCAAAACGGCCGTCTGTGACATCCCACCCCGGGGGCTAAAAATGTCAGCCACCTTCATTGGGAACAACACGGCCATCCAGGAACTTTTCAAGCGTGTCTCAGAGCAGTTTACAGCGATGTTCCGGCGCAAGGCCTTCCTCCATTGGTATACCGGCGAGGGGATGGATGAGATGGAATTTATGGAGGCGGAGAGCGACATGAACGACCTGGTTGCTGAGTGTCAACAGTATCAGGATGCCACGGCCGAGGAGGAGGAGGCCTAG
- the LOC115892049 gene encoding tubulin beta-8 chain-like isoform X1 — translation MREIVLTQAGQCGNQIGAKFWEVISDEHAIDSVGTYHGDSRLQLERIDVYYNEACGGRYVPRAVLVDLEPGTMDSVRSGPLGQIFRPDNFIFGQCGAGNNWAKGHYTEGAELMESVMDVVRKEAESCDCLQGFQLTHSLGGGTGSGMGTLLLSKIREEYPDRIINTFSILPSPKVSDTVVEPYNATLSVHQLIENADETFCIDNEALYNICSRTLKLPTPTYGDLNHLVSATMSGVTTCLRFPGQLNADLRKLAVNMIPFPRLHFFMPGFAPLTSRGSQQYRALTVAELTQQMFDARNMMAACDPRHGRYLTAAAIFRGRMPMREVDEQMLNIQNKNSSYFADWLPHNVKTAVCDIPPRGLKMSATFIGNNTAIQELFKRVSEQFTAMFRRKAFLHWYTGEGMDEMEFMEAESDMNDLVAECQQYQDATAEEEEA, via the exons ATGAGGGAGATCGTGCTCACGCAGGCCGGGCAGTGCGGGAACCAGATCGGCGCCAAG TTCTGGGAGGTGATCTCTGATGAACACGCCATCGACTCCGTGGGCACCTACCACGGGGACAGCCGCCTGCAACTGGAGCGCATCGACGTGTACTACAACGAGGCCTGCG GTGGCAGGTACGTGCCCCGCGCTGTGCTGGTGGATCTGGAGCCGGGCACCATGGACTCTGTGCGCTCGGGGCCCTTGGGGCAGATCTTCAGGCCAGATAACTTCATCTTCG GTCAGTGTGGGGCCGGAAACAACTGGGCCAAGGGGCACTACACAGAAGGCGCGGAGCTGATGGAGTCAGTGATGGACGTTGTCAGAAAGGAGGCTGAGAGCTgtgactgcctgcagggtttCCAGCTGACCCACTCCCTGGGTGGGGGGACGGGGTCTGGGATGGGCACCCTTCTGCTCAGTAAGATCCGGGAGGAGTACCCAGACAGGATCATAAACACATTCAGCATCCTGCCCTCGCCCAAGGTGTCAGACACGGTGGTGGAGCCCTATAATGCCACCCTCTCGGTCCACCAGCTCATAGAAAATGCAGATGAGACCTTCTGTATAGACAACGAAGCGTTATACAACATTTGTTCCAGGACCCTAAAACTGCCTACGCCCACCTATGGTGACCTGAACCACCTGGTGTCTGCCACCATGAGCGGGGTCACCACGTGCCTGCGCTTCCCCGGCCAGCTGAATGCTGACCTGCGGAAGCTGGCTGTGAACATGATCCCGTTTCCCCGGCTGCATTTCTTCATGCCTGGCTTTGCCCCACTGACCAGCCGGGGCAGCCAGCAGTACCGGGCCCTGACGGTGGCTGAGCTTACGCAGCAGATGTTTGATGCTAGGAATATGATGGCCGCGTGTGACCCCCGCCATGGCCGCTACCTAACGGCGGCTGCCATTTTCAGGGGTCGCATGCCCATGAGGGAGGTGGATGAACAAATGCTCAACATTCAAAATAAGAACAGCAGCTACTTTGCTGACTGGCTCCCCCACAACGTCAAAACGGCCGTCTGTGACATCCCACCCCGGGGGCTAAAAATGTCAGCCACCTTCATTGGGAACAACACGGCCATCCAGGAACTTTTCAAGCGTGTCTCAGAGCAGTTTACAGCGATGTTCCGGCGCAAGGCCTTCCTCCATTGGTATACCGGCGAGGGGATGGATGAGATGGAATTTATGGAGGCGGAGAGCGACATGAACGACCTGGTTGCTGAGTGTCAACAGTATCAGGATGCCACGGCCGAGGAGGAGGAGGCCTAG
- the LOC115892049 gene encoding tubulin beta-8 chain-like isoform X2, which yields MREIVLTQAGQCGNQIGAKFWEVISDEHAIDSVGTYHGDSRLQLERIDVYYNEACGETPDSGGRYVPRAVLVDLEPGTMDSVRSGPLGQIFRPDNFIFGQCGAGNNWAKGHYTEGAELMESVMDVVRKEAESCDCLQGFQLTHSLGGGTGSGMGTLLLSKIREEYPDRIINTFSILPSPKVSDTVVEPYNATLSVHQLIENADETFCIDNEALYNICSRTLKLPTPTYGDLNHLVSATMSGVTTCLRFPGQLNADLRKLAVNMIPFPRLHFFMPGFAPLTSRGSQQYRALTVAELTQQMFDARNMMAACDPRHGRYLTAAAIFRGRMPMREVDEQMLNIQNKNSSYFADWLPHNVKTAVCDIPPRGLKMSATFIGNNTAIQELFKRVSEQFTAMFRRKAFLHWYTGEGMDEMEFMEAESDMNDLVAECQQYQDATAEEEEA from the exons ATGAGGGAGATCGTGCTCACGCAGGCCGGGCAGTGCGGGAACCAGATCGGCGCCAAG TTCTGGGAGGTGATCTCTGATGAACACGCCATCGACTCCGTGGGCACCTACCACGGGGACAGCCGCCTGCAACTGGAGCGCATCGACGTGTACTACAACGAGGCCTGCGGTGAGACCCCCGA CTCAGGTGGCAGGTACGTGCCCCGCGCTGTGCTGGTGGATCTGGAGCCGGGCACCATGGACTCTGTGCGCTCGGGGCCCTTGGGGCAGATCTTCAGGCCAGATAACTTCATCTTCG GTCAGTGTGGGGCCGGAAACAACTGGGCCAAGGGGCACTACACAGAAGGCGCGGAGCTGATGGAGTCAGTGATGGACGTTGTCAGAAAGGAGGCTGAGAGCTgtgactgcctgcagggtttCCAGCTGACCCACTCCCTGGGTGGGGGGACGGGGTCTGGGATGGGCACCCTTCTGCTCAGTAAGATCCGGGAGGAGTACCCAGACAGGATCATAAACACATTCAGCATCCTGCCCTCGCCCAAGGTGTCAGACACGGTGGTGGAGCCCTATAATGCCACCCTCTCGGTCCACCAGCTCATAGAAAATGCAGATGAGACCTTCTGTATAGACAACGAAGCGTTATACAACATTTGTTCCAGGACCCTAAAACTGCCTACGCCCACCTATGGTGACCTGAACCACCTGGTGTCTGCCACCATGAGCGGGGTCACCACGTGCCTGCGCTTCCCCGGCCAGCTGAATGCTGACCTGCGGAAGCTGGCTGTGAACATGATCCCGTTTCCCCGGCTGCATTTCTTCATGCCTGGCTTTGCCCCACTGACCAGCCGGGGCAGCCAGCAGTACCGGGCCCTGACGGTGGCTGAGCTTACGCAGCAGATGTTTGATGCTAGGAATATGATGGCCGCGTGTGACCCCCGCCATGGCCGCTACCTAACGGCGGCTGCCATTTTCAGGGGTCGCATGCCCATGAGGGAGGTGGATGAACAAATGCTCAACATTCAAAATAAGAACAGCAGCTACTTTGCTGACTGGCTCCCCCACAACGTCAAAACGGCCGTCTGTGACATCCCACCCCGGGGGCTAAAAATGTCAGCCACCTTCATTGGGAACAACACGGCCATCCAGGAACTTTTCAAGCGTGTCTCAGAGCAGTTTACAGCGATGTTCCGGCGCAAGGCCTTCCTCCATTGGTATACCGGCGAGGGGATGGATGAGATGGAATTTATGGAGGCGGAGAGCGACATGAACGACCTGGTTGCTGAGTGTCAACAGTATCAGGATGCCACGGCCGAGGAGGAGGAGGCCTAG
- the LOC115892049 gene encoding tubulin beta-8 chain-like isoform X5, giving the protein MREIVLTQAGQCGNQIGAKFWEVISDEHAIDSVGTYHGDSRLQLERIDVYYNEACGGRYVPRAVLVDLEPGTMDSVRSGPLGQIFRPDNFIFGQCGAGNNWSCDCLQGFQLTHSLGGGTGSGMGTLLLSKIREEYPDRIINTFSILPSPKVSDTVVEPYNATLSVHQLIENADETFCIDNEALYNICSRTLKLPTPTYGDLNHLVSATMSGVTTCLRFPGQLNADLRKLAVNMIPFPRLHFFMPGFAPLTSRGSQQYRALTVAELTQQMFDARNMMAACDPRHGRYLTAAAIFRGRMPMREVDEQMLNIQNKNSSYFADWLPHNVKTAVCDIPPRGLKMSATFIGNNTAIQELFKRVSEQFTAMFRRKAFLHWYTGEGMDEMEFMEAESDMNDLVAECQQYQDATAEEEEA; this is encoded by the exons ATGAGGGAGATCGTGCTCACGCAGGCCGGGCAGTGCGGGAACCAGATCGGCGCCAAG TTCTGGGAGGTGATCTCTGATGAACACGCCATCGACTCCGTGGGCACCTACCACGGGGACAGCCGCCTGCAACTGGAGCGCATCGACGTGTACTACAACGAGGCCTGCG GTGGCAGGTACGTGCCCCGCGCTGTGCTGGTGGATCTGGAGCCGGGCACCATGGACTCTGTGCGCTCGGGGCCCTTGGGGCAGATCTTCAGGCCAGATAACTTCATCTTCG GTCAGTGTGGGGCCGGAAACAACTGG AGCTgtgactgcctgcagggtttCCAGCTGACCCACTCCCTGGGTGGGGGGACGGGGTCTGGGATGGGCACCCTTCTGCTCAGTAAGATCCGGGAGGAGTACCCAGACAGGATCATAAACACATTCAGCATCCTGCCCTCGCCCAAGGTGTCAGACACGGTGGTGGAGCCCTATAATGCCACCCTCTCGGTCCACCAGCTCATAGAAAATGCAGATGAGACCTTCTGTATAGACAACGAAGCGTTATACAACATTTGTTCCAGGACCCTAAAACTGCCTACGCCCACCTATGGTGACCTGAACCACCTGGTGTCTGCCACCATGAGCGGGGTCACCACGTGCCTGCGCTTCCCCGGCCAGCTGAATGCTGACCTGCGGAAGCTGGCTGTGAACATGATCCCGTTTCCCCGGCTGCATTTCTTCATGCCTGGCTTTGCCCCACTGACCAGCCGGGGCAGCCAGCAGTACCGGGCCCTGACGGTGGCTGAGCTTACGCAGCAGATGTTTGATGCTAGGAATATGATGGCCGCGTGTGACCCCCGCCATGGCCGCTACCTAACGGCGGCTGCCATTTTCAGGGGTCGCATGCCCATGAGGGAGGTGGATGAACAAATGCTCAACATTCAAAATAAGAACAGCAGCTACTTTGCTGACTGGCTCCCCCACAACGTCAAAACGGCCGTCTGTGACATCCCACCCCGGGGGCTAAAAATGTCAGCCACCTTCATTGGGAACAACACGGCCATCCAGGAACTTTTCAAGCGTGTCTCAGAGCAGTTTACAGCGATGTTCCGGCGCAAGGCCTTCCTCCATTGGTATACCGGCGAGGGGATGGATGAGATGGAATTTATGGAGGCGGAGAGCGACATGAACGACCTGGTTGCTGAGTGTCAACAGTATCAGGATGCCACGGCCGAGGAGGAGGAGGCCTAG
- the LOC115892049 gene encoding tubulin beta chain-like isoform X8: MREIVLTQAGQCGNQIGAKFWEVISDEHAIDSVGTYHGDSRLQLERIDLTHSLGGGTGSGMGTLLLSKIREEYPDRIINTFSILPSPKVSDTVVEPYNATLSVHQLIENADETFCIDNEALYNICSRTLKLPTPTYGDLNHLVSATMSGVTTCLRFPGQLNADLRKLAVNMIPFPRLHFFMPGFAPLTSRGSQQYRALTVAELTQQMFDARNMMAACDPRHGRYLTAAAIFRGRMPMREVDEQMLNIQNKNSSYFADWLPHNVKTAVCDIPPRGLKMSATFIGNNTAIQELFKRVSEQFTAMFRRKAFLHWYTGEGMDEMEFMEAESDMNDLVAECQQYQDATAEEEEA; encoded by the exons ATGAGGGAGATCGTGCTCACGCAGGCCGGGCAGTGCGGGAACCAGATCGGCGCCAAG TTCTGGGAGGTGATCTCTGATGAACACGCCATCGACTCCGTGGGCACCTACCACGGGGACAGCCGCCTGCAACTGGAGCGCATCGAC CTGACCCACTCCCTGGGTGGGGGGACGGGGTCTGGGATGGGCACCCTTCTGCTCAGTAAGATCCGGGAGGAGTACCCAGACAGGATCATAAACACATTCAGCATCCTGCCCTCGCCCAAGGTGTCAGACACGGTGGTGGAGCCCTATAATGCCACCCTCTCGGTCCACCAGCTCATAGAAAATGCAGATGAGACCTTCTGTATAGACAACGAAGCGTTATACAACATTTGTTCCAGGACCCTAAAACTGCCTACGCCCACCTATGGTGACCTGAACCACCTGGTGTCTGCCACCATGAGCGGGGTCACCACGTGCCTGCGCTTCCCCGGCCAGCTGAATGCTGACCTGCGGAAGCTGGCTGTGAACATGATCCCGTTTCCCCGGCTGCATTTCTTCATGCCTGGCTTTGCCCCACTGACCAGCCGGGGCAGCCAGCAGTACCGGGCCCTGACGGTGGCTGAGCTTACGCAGCAGATGTTTGATGCTAGGAATATGATGGCCGCGTGTGACCCCCGCCATGGCCGCTACCTAACGGCGGCTGCCATTTTCAGGGGTCGCATGCCCATGAGGGAGGTGGATGAACAAATGCTCAACATTCAAAATAAGAACAGCAGCTACTTTGCTGACTGGCTCCCCCACAACGTCAAAACGGCCGTCTGTGACATCCCACCCCGGGGGCTAAAAATGTCAGCCACCTTCATTGGGAACAACACGGCCATCCAGGAACTTTTCAAGCGTGTCTCAGAGCAGTTTACAGCGATGTTCCGGCGCAAGGCCTTCCTCCATTGGTATACCGGCGAGGGGATGGATGAGATGGAATTTATGGAGGCGGAGAGCGACATGAACGACCTGGTTGCTGAGTGTCAACAGTATCAGGATGCCACGGCCGAGGAGGAGGAGGCCTAG